ATTACAGTGTATTTACTAATTCCTGTTCAGTTAAAGCAGAAATTGATGCAAAAGTCATAAAAAGATACTAAAAATCACTAAATAATGTAGTTGATGAGGCAAAGCTGAACAtaatacaatttaaataatGTACTGATTTAGAAGCTAACCTGCTGATTCTCCGGAAGAAGCTTCTCAAAATCACCGTGGTTGgtcaagataaaaaaataagatgTTTAAATGCTTTATATGTAACTCAGGTCAAAGGAGCTCAAGTGAACCAGCAATTGGGCGAAAGTTTTGCTACATAAGCTCTGTGCCCACTGGATCAATCGAAAAATGAACAGAAAGATGTTTTTGGACATTTGGCTGAAACTTAGATCTCCACATCTGTTTTCAATAAACAAAGAGTTCAGATTTTGGCAACTAgattcatcatcatcaagtcATGAAATTTAGGCCAAAGCTACTTCTAGCTTCCTTAAACTTCAAATCATTATACCAATGATCTCGGCATATTTATCATAATACTAAATCTAGCCATGTTATAGGAAGTGTGATTTCAAACTTAATCTATCTTATAACCTAAATATTTAAGAggctttaaaaataatataaacatcaGAACCATGTATGTTAAATCTCTAAAAGATAATCTCAACTTATCTGCTAAAGAACAACTAAGTTAGAGAGTGATTTCGTTGGAATATCTTTTGTGGAAACTGACAAATAATGTAATATGCTAGTGATTCCAAGAGTGGAAAACCTGCCATTGATTGAGCGCACTTACATTATTATATTCAGAACTGTTCATGAACATCTGGAAGGCCTCCGCTGATTAATAAATATACAGTTAGATGTTGGAAACATTTCAAATTGCaagttaaaaggaaaaagatgagaGCTCACTAGACCGAAACCGTATTACTACACCATGAGTATATTCCGCACTGGAAATGTTAAAATTTGAACCTGAAAATGTGAAGTAATATTTCTATGAGGTGCTAGGGAACTGGCAGAGAAAATAGAACCAGGGAAACAAGTGTGTGGACAGGAAATGCTGATCTGATCAGTGACAGAATAATGAAATGTAATGGACAGGAAATGCTGATCTGATCAGTGACAGAATAATGAAATGTAAACGGATTAATTAAAATTTCCATTAGGTTATGAAGTGTATCTGATCTCcttcttaaatttaaaaaatatgctTCTATATGGCTTCTAAGTTCtaactaaacaaaaaaataaagcatGTCAAATGGGGAAAATCTACAGATAAGAATGTCATCAGTAAAATATTCCAGGAATACCGATAGTAGCCTGAACGATCAAGGATGGGAAATCCATTGTCAGCTTTGACAGAGCGAGCAAAGCATCTTCGGCAGGACCATCCAAAGAACTCTTACCAAATTCTATGAGAAGTACAAGCTCCACACCATAGTTGAACTCCTGCCACCCAAAGGCTATCAAATGTCTCATGATACCAAGAACCTACCCGCACAGTAATGCTTTCTGCAAATTACTAAAACTACTGAAAGACGGGCAAGAGAAAGATAGGTAGGATTGTTTGAGAAATCTCTCTTGTTAAATTTGAAAACCACCAAATAGTAGACATTAAAGAGTGAAAAACTATAGGTATGAGGGTAAGCCTTGCTGTTGGGAATCAATATTAACCTATTTTCACAAGAAGTCTGGTGATTAACCTATTCCGCATTAAGTATATTAGAACATAAGTCAATTGGATGGCCAAAAGGAATAACAACTTTAGTTACAAAGTTCAAACATCCAGTGAGATTCAAATAAATGGATATGTTTCAACCTCCCCTTTTCGAAATATTGACAGCATGTCATCTTCTACTTCGGACTCAAAGTCGGCATTGATAATCTCCTGTCAACATGTGAACTTGATAAGTTTCAGGATATGGATTTCATCTGCAACGCAACTAAAGTATACAAATCAAATGGCACagaggattttgttctttacATGTTAGGGCATACATGGCAGTAAGGCACAACATGGTCCCTAAGGACACCGACATAGAATTGATTCTCATAAAACTTCATTAGATCCTCCTTTGTTTGAAAGCGCATGTAGATACCATGGCTATACTTATCATCATTCCCACCAGCGACACGTCCTACAGCaggaaacaaaatataaacaaacatTTACAATATAGACACCACAAACGGCATCATTTCCCGACTTCATGCAAAACAAACTTGAAAGGAAGACTGAAGTGAAGCTTCTCTGTGAATAAAACAAGCTTTATAGATTGTTCAGGATGAGAAGCATAGGGATTTGACCCAAACAATTGAAGTCAAATAACATAAAGAATGTCTCCAAGAAAATATGCAGTACTTCTGTATTTGCTCTAAATAAAGtggatattttattttcctaCATAGTACATGTAGATCTCTTTCTTCACTTTGCAACTCGACTTTGgagaaattttaatattttccttaaGAAAAAATTTTGGACCCCTCGTTTTTCAGCCTAGGACTTGACTAAATTGTTGATAGATCTCATATTGTGGTCACCAGACATAAGTACAACAAATTAAAGAACTCGAGTAATATTTCATTGAGCACAATTAAAGCGAAAACTCACAGCCCCTTATTATATCAATGTACAAGTCAAACAAGAAGTAACTTTGACCTAATGAGATGGAAACAATGCCACCCATTTGATATTGGGTTGTATAAAGGTAATCCAGCATATCTTTCTCTTGTTCTACAGATAAGTCCTCCTTTCCTTTGATCAGACTCACATGTTCAACTACTTTTCTGCAAGCAACAAAGCAAGTTGTTTCTTCAAGAACAACTTAAGAAAACATAATACAAAAAGAAACAATAACAAGATATCAACTACATTCAAAATTGAGATATACGGCTGAAAGAAATTGTATATTTCTATTAAGTTTAATGGAAGAAAAGTTGATTAAGTTATATCCAGTATCACAACAATTGCAGGAAGTTCCTCTCTCATGAAAATTCTCTTATAATTATCCTTATCTTTGGAAGGGGAGCATAGGAGCAATGTAAAGTAATCTTCATGAAATATAGATAACAGGTTCGAGTTGTGGAATTAGTTGCTAATGCTTGTGTCTGGGTTGGTTGCCTACATTACAACTCCTTGGGGTGTAACCCTTCTTCGGACACTATGTGAACACAGGATACATCGGATCCGTGCTTCCCTTTTAATTATCCTCATCTTTCACTGCAATCGTTCTTAAATGTTCATCCCCATGCCAAATATGAACAAAAAGCAAAGGAAAGCAAATTATAAACTAGATATGTGGAGAGTGATATCACAATCTAGAATTTTCAAGCTAAAGATAACTAATGCAGACTCATTAAGATCTAAAGATTCAAGATAAGTATAAAACAGTGCATGCTGCAAGACAAAAGAGAAAGGTAGAATCTTTCcacttttatcaatttttatttttattaac
This portion of the Solanum pennellii chromosome 12, SPENNV200 genome encodes:
- the LOC107007263 gene encoding uncharacterized protein LOC107007263, with the translated sequence MQIHHTQTLISSPKPFNLIPSSVNKTPKLNVAGLGSRVLKANRGLRSKNCNVICSAADQWSFDDDAKRKRKVVEHVSLIKGKEDLSVEQEKDMLDYLYTTQYQMGGIVSISLGRVAGGNDDKYSHGIYMRFQTKEDLMKFYENQFYVGVLRDHVVPYCHEIINADFESEVEDDMLSIFRKGEEFNYGVELVLLIEFGKSSLDGPAEDALLALSKLTMDFPSLIVQATIGSNFNISSAEYTHGVVIRFRSTEAFQMFMNSSEYNNMWRSKFQPNVQKHLSVHFSIDPVGTELM